A region of the Curvibacter sp. AEP1-3 genome:
ATCAACAAATACAAAGGCGCCCAAGGCGCATCAAACACAGCAATCAGACCCGGGCCGGTCAATGATTGGCGCAGGGTCGTCAGGTCATGGAGTGGCTGGGTGCTGCTGTTGCCGGGTTGTCGCAACATGCGCTCAAAGGTGGCACTCAGTACGCGCAAGCCCAGCAAATGATCCAGGCGCGCACTGACCCGAACCAGTATCCAGGAGCGTATGGTCTCCAGCGCCGCCATGAAAAGATAAGCGCCCAGCACCAGAAGCGTCAGCACGAACAGTGTGGTTTCGTTGCGGCTGCCCAGTACGCGGTCATAGACCTGCATCATGTACAGCGAGGGGGCGAGCATCATCAGGTTCAGGAAGCCGCTGAATACGGCCACCGTCACAAACGCCGAGCGCAGCTGACGCAACGCGTGCCTCAGCTCGTCAGGTGATGATGGGTTCGGGGAGACCATGAAGGAGGTGGTACGGATAGAGCCTTGTCGGCCACCATCTTACGTACGCACCTCTGAAGCTAGGCGCAGAACAGCGCCTGAAAAACCGCCCGTTTTCAGTGCAAAAACTGGCGCTGTCCTTCGAACCGTTGCTCAAAATGGGCCAGCCATGGCTCGGCCAGATAACGGATCTGGGCATCGTTGTGCAGGATGCGCTGCATGATCCGAGTTTTCTCGGCCCGGGACGCCGCATCCAGCTCTTCGCTGCGCGCCCGTTGGCGGAGTTGTTCGATCAGCACGGCGCAGGCTCCCTCGAAGCGCATGACACCATCCCAGTCTTCTGCCTTGGCGGCTTCCAACATTTTGGCGCTGCTGTCTTCGATGGCCTTGTAAAAGTCAATCAGCATTTGTGGCATGGAGTGACCCCGCGATTCAGACCGGTTGCAGGTAAGCGGGGCCGTTCCCGTTGATTTGCTTCCAGCCGCTGGAGACGGGCTCCATGACACGCTGAACTTCTTCAATGATGCCGGCATCACTCTTGATGTTGGCGACCGTGAGGCGTTGCACACAGTAGGTGTACAAGGCATGCAGGTTGGCAGCAAGCTCGCCACCTTCTTGCAGATTAAGGGGTGCAATCAAGCCCTCTTCAAAAATGCGGACCGCGTGGTTGATGTGCTTGCACTTGGCAGGAACATCACCGTTCTGAATGGCAAGGCGTGCGCCGCCCAAGGCCTGGTTCAGCGCGTCAAACAAAAGGACAACCAGCTTGTGCGGATCTGCGTTGTCAACACTGGTCTCGATGCCTACACGCTTGTAGGCAGAGGCTGAGCGGGAGCTGACTGAGGTAAACATGCTGCGATTCCTTGAGGAGATGCTCTAGTTATCGGCAGATGCTACGACAAATCAAGTGTTTCTCCCTCAGAAATGGCGGGGTTTTCCGCCTGCTATGCCTTTTATAGCTACCCGCGCAATACTGACGGGCGCCATTGCCACTTTTAACGCTTAACGCAACTTAGCTGGTGGATTTGTTCCAAGTGGTCACTTGTTGGGACACATAGCTGTTCAGCGCGGTGAGGCTGGCCATCTTGGTATCCAGTGCAGCGTATTGCGCCTTCAAGCGCGTCTCGAGGTTGGATGCGCGAGTATTCACCTTGGTTTGCTCGGTCGAATTTAGGTCGATGGCTTTCTTGACTGCATTGGTCTTGTTGGTAACCGTTCCGGTGGCAGCCAAGAGTCCGTTCGCAAAGTTCTTGATCCGCAGGCCGAAGCCATTTTTGGAGTCTTCGCCTCCGAAATTCGTAAACAGCAATTGCAAATTGGGAAGATCGCTGAACGCCGAGGTCAGCTTTTTGGAGTCCAGCTCCAAGTCTCCACCGAGTTTGGACGTGATCCCCACGTCAGCCAGGCGGCTGAACGTGGAACCAGTGACAGACGTAGACCCCATCAGACTGCGTAGCGCTTTTTGAAGCCCGTTGGCCACCGAGTCACCCTGTAGCGGACCGGCGGTTTTGGTAGATGCGTCGTAGGCGGTCGCGTCGTTCAGGGTGGCATTCAAGGCGTTATAGGCCGAGATGAAGTCCTGCACGTTCTTGGTGATGCTGGCCGTGTCTTTGGCCACGGTCACCTCGACCGGCGTAGTCGTTACCTGGCTCAGAGTCAGACTGAGGCCGTCAATGACGTCTGTCAACGTGTTCTTGGACGAGGTCACGGCGACACCATTGATGGTGGCCTCTGCATTCTGGGCAGCCTGATTTTGCGCCATGGCAAAGTTGCCCGTGGTGTAAGACAAGCGGGAAAGGTTGGAGGGCACACTCACGGTACCGCCGGTTCCTTCGGTCGCAGTCACGGTAAATGCACCATCTGAACCGGTATCTGTCGCACGCAACATGAGATTGACCTTGCCGGAGCCGTCCGAAATGACGCTTGCGGACACTCCCAGACCGGAAACCGCGTTGATCTTGGCTGCGATCTGCGCCAAAGTGCCCTGTCCATCGGCAATATTGATATCGACTGCCGCCTTGCTGCCCACCTTGATGGAAAGAGTGCCGTAACCCAGCTGCTCAGTCGCTGTGGGCAAGGCTGTACTGCCGACGGTGGTTGGTAGCGCCAAAGACTGCGCCTTGGCCAGCTTTGTAACTTCCACGTTGTAACTCGTCGCCGCGGCACCCGTGGCGGCAGTCGCCGACACTGCGGCCGTGTTAGACGAGGTGGCAGTGGCACCCTTCCAGTTCAGCACGCTGCCCAATTTGGTTGCCGCTGCCGACAAGGTTGATACCTGTGACTGGATGATTCCAACCGTAGACAACTGCGTCTGTAGATTGGTCGCTTTGGTTTGCAAAGCCTTTAACGGCTGTTTTTCCAGCGCGGAGAGCTGCGAAATGATGCTGGTGACATCCAGCCCGCTGCCCAAACCTGTTGAAGAAATAGCCATCCCGAACCTCCAGACTGATACCAGCCCTGATTATGGAGAGGCACTTTGACCTCTAAAGGCTCAATTAATCGGCATTCACCCGCCAAACTGAAATGAAACGCCCATAAAAAAGCGACAACCGGATGAACGGTTGTCGCTGTAGAACCAAGAGGGGCCGCTTGGGGCGGCCCCTTGAACCGGTTTAACGCAGGAGAGCCAAGACGCCCTGTGGCAACTGGTTGGCCTGAGCCACCATCGCAGTACCAGCCTGCTGCAGGATCTGCGCACGGGACAGGTTGGCTGTTTCCGAGGCGAAGTCTGCATCCTGGATACGTGAGCGGGAAGCAGACAAGTTTTCTGCAGAAGTCTGCAAGTTCTCAACCGTGGAAGAGAAGCGGTTCTGAATCGCACCCAGCGTAGCGCGGCTGGAGTTGATGTTGGAGAGAGCCGCATCCACCGACTTGATGGCAGCGTTAGCGCCAGCCACTGTCGAAATATCCAATGAGTTAACCGCAGTGCCGGTGCTGGCAATGTTGGTTGCCGCCAAGGTCCAATCGCCTGTCGCGGAGACCGTTCCGGTTACACCGGAAGGAGCTACGTAGTCGATGTTCAATGTGCCGCCAGTCACCGCTTCTGCAGCCAGACCGAAGTCGGCAATGGTCGTCGCCACCGCGGTTCCCAGCGCGAAGCCGGACACTGCAATGTTGCGTCCATCAGCAGCAGTCAACTCCACGCCCGAACCTGTATCTTTGGCAGTGACTCCGGTAGAGGCAGATGCGTTATTGAAAGCAGTCACCGCATTGGCACGGTTGGTTGCCGCATCGGTAGTGGCGTTCAAGGTGAGTGTTACACCGTTGACGGACAAAGTTGCAGTGCCTGCAGTTGTCGTTGTAACTGCCTGGGTACCACCAGCAACCGTCGTCTTGTTGGCAGTCGCTGTCATGCCGGCAATGTTTTGGGCGGTAATGGCGTTGGCGATTACCTTGGCATCGTTGGTGATGCTACCCAGGTTGTAAGTGGTTCCGCCAATAACGATGTTTTGCGCAGTGGCGGTGCTGTCGGCTGTTCCAATGCTGACGCTAGTCAAGTTGACACCGTTGTACTTGCCCAAGTCGGAGCCACGTGCAGAGTCAATGCTGGACACAGTGATGGTCTGGCCCACGTTCGCACCCACTTGGAAAGCCTGTGCAGTGAAAGAGCCGTCCAGCAGGTTAATACCGTTGAACTGGGTCTGGGTTGCAACACGCTCGATTTCCGAAGCCAACTGACCCACTTCCTGCTGGAGAGCAGCGCGGTCGCTGGCGCTGTTTGTCGCGTTGGCAGACTGCACAGACAGTTCACGGATACGTTGCAAGTTGGTACCGATGGAACCCAATGCCCCTTCAGCAGTTTGCGCCAGGGAGATGCCGTCATTGGCATTGCGGGCAGCTTGCGTGTTGCCACGGATCTGTGCGGTAAAGCGGTCTGCAATGGCCAGACCGGCGGCGTCGTCCTTGGCGCTGTTGATGCGCAAGCCGGAAGACAGGCGTTGCATGGAAGTCGACAACGAAGACTGGGACATCGACAAGTTGCGTTGTGCGGTCAACGAGTTGATGTTGGTATTGATGGTGGAAGCCATTTTGGTAACTCCTTAAAAAGACTCACTTAATCCGGCGGAATGCCGATCTCAACGCCAGCATTGCTGCTGACACCATGACCGGCGCACCCCAGGAGATGCCTTCCGGACGACGAGCCCGCTATGAACCCGTTGGTTTTGTTTTCGGGAGTTCTCAAAAAAACTTTAGGTGAATCAAGAGCGGCCTGGCAATAACACGCTGCTTTCACCCGGAAAAATCGATTAGCCGGGTATTTCCACCCCACTTCTAGCATTCAAGGGTTTACCCCTATCAAGATTCGCTAAGCCGATTGGATATGGCTGCTTTTCCGGCCGTTTATCAAGTTTTTGTCAAAAACGTGAATCTCCAGAATTCATCCCATCGTTACTGATTGTCTGCGGGTAAGCAGGCTTTGCAATCGGCGGCGACGCCGGTTCATTCTTTTTAGGAGTTTCGCAATGGCCTCAACTATCAACACCAATATCCAGTCGCTGACTGCGCAGCGCAATCTGTCGGCATCTCAAGCGTCTTTGACCACCTCCATGCAGCGCTTGTCGTCCGGCTTGCGCATCAACAGCGCCAAAGATGACGCTGCGGGCCTGGCGATCAGCGACCGCATGACCTCGCAGATCCGTGGCCTGAACCAGGCATCACGCAATGCCAATGACGGTATCTCTCTGGCTCAAGTGGCTGAAGGCGCTTTGGGCAGCACATCGAGCAACTTGCAGCGCATCCGCGAGCTGGCTGTGCAGGCCGCCAACGGCACCAACAGCGCGAGCGACCGTTTGGCCCTGCAACAAGAAGTGTTGCAACTCACAACCGAAATTGCCCGCGTGGGTAACCAGACTGAATTCAACGGCTTGAAGCTGCTGGACGGTAGCTACACCACCCAGCAGTTCCAGGTGGGCGCCAACGCGAACCAGACCATCGGCGTGAGCGTCACCAGCGCCCGGGCCATCGACATGGGCAACAACCTGGTCAACTCTCAGGCTACTTCGCCCAGCATGGCCACCGCTGCAGTAGGTGCATCGTTGGGTGGCGCAGTGAACGGATTCCTTGCGCAGACCTTGACCTTGGCTGGCAATGGAACCGTCAACACCATTCCCGCAACAGGCACGCTCGCCGCCGGCAGCAGCGCCAAAACTGTCGCCACCGCCATCAACGCATTCACTGCGCTGAGTGGAGTCACCGCCATTGCCACCACCAAGGCAACGATATCCAACGTCACTACAGGCTCCGTTCAGTTCCAGCTGACCGGCGCCAACTCGACACCGATCGTGGTGTCAGCCACCGTGAACAATGCGAGCGACTTGTCACCTTTGGCGCAGGCAATCAATGCACAAAGCGGCACAACGGGAATTACCGCCGTGGCCGACAAAACAGGCAACCTGGTATTGACTCAAGCCGATGGTGACGACATCAAGATGTTGAACCTGAACACCACTGGCGGCATGACGGGCGCGATTGTGGTCGGTGAAGATGCATTGACACCGGTGAGCTTCCAACCTGCGACGGGTGGTACACCCGGAGCGACTACGGACGTGGCCATAGCGATCGGCGGCAAAGTGGCTTTGAACTCCTCCAATGGATTCACCATCTCAAGCACCGATACAACCGGCACATTGATCGCAGGTGGCACAGCCGGCAGCGCACTGTCTTCGGTCGCTGCCATTGATATCAGCACCCAGGCTGGTGCCAATGCGGCCTTGTTGGTCGTAGATGGGGCTTTGGCTTCCGTGAGCGCAAACCGGGCACAACTCGGTGCGATCCAAAACCGCTTCCTCACCACCATCGAGAACCTGCAAACCAACAGCGAAAACCTGTCGGCTTCGCGGTCACGTATCCAGGACGCAGACTTTGCGATGGAAACTGCCAACCTGTCACGCACCCAGATCCTGCAACAAGCAGGAACTGCGATGGTGGCGCAAGCGAACCAGTTGCCACAAGGCGTGCTGCAGTTGCTCAAGGGCTAAGTCGGGGGCCTCCCCGGCTTATGCCTGATGGGATTTTCCCGGGCCTGCGGGTCAAGGGATGTTTTGCACTTTTGTCTGCGCACCCGCATGCGGGCTACTTTGCGCACGGTGATCACTTCAGATATCGCACTGGTTGCCGATATCCAAGGCACAGGTGCCGGCTCACGCCGCCCCAGCCCAAGCCCGATTCGCGCTTGTAGGATTTTTCCCTACAGGGCGCTCACGCGTTTCTGACACGCGGATTAGCCATCTTCTGATTCAAGTTCCGGGCCCTCCCGCCCAGAATTCGCTCCATGGTGATTTAAACAAATCGCCCCCAACCAGGAGCTGAATCATGCGTAACGAACAAATCCTCGCCGAGATCCGCGAAGCCAACATGACCTACCTCATGCTGGCACAAACCCTCATCCGCCAAGACAAAGCTGAAGCACTGTTCCGCTTGGGCATGTCGGAAGAAGCTGCAGACCTGATCGGCGCACTCTCCCCCGCACAAATCATGCGCATTGCTTCAGGCAACATGTTGCTGTGCCGCTTCCGTGTTGATGACGACATCGTCTGGAATCTGCTGACCAACCACTCGGTCAACAAGGTCGACAACGACGCCACCACCAAGCTGCACGCCAGCATCCTGATGGCCGGCCGCTTCGCCGAAGCCGTCTAAAGCCCCAAAGCCCCACCCGATTTAGTCCAGGAGCAGCACCATGGCAACCCAGAAAAGTGTTTTGAACGATTCCAAGCAAGTGGAACGCGCAGTGTCTTTGATTCAGCTGGGCGCGCGCCTGCAAGTGCTGGAGAGTGAAACCGAGTTGTCTTATGAGCGCTTGCTACGCCTGTACAAGGAAGTTGCCGGCCGTTCCCCGAGCAAAGGCCAACTGCCCTTCTCGACCGAATGGTTCCTGACATGGCAGCCCAACATTCATGCGTCTCTCTTCCAGAATACGTATGAGTACCTGACCAAAGTCAGCGCCATGGAAGACATCGACGCCATCATGGCGGCCTACCGTCTCTACACAGAGCAGATTTCGGCCTGCGGTGTGGAGCCCTTGTTGTCTATCACCCGTGCATGGCGTCTGGTCAAGTTCATTGACAACAACATGCTCTCCATGACCAAGTGCTCCAAGTGCGGCGGCCACTTTGTCTCGGAGGCATATGAAAATTCCCGCCATTTTGAGTGCGGACTGTGCAGCCCACCGGCACGCGCCGGCAAGGGAGCATCTGCCGGAGGCATTCTGCTGCACTAAGCTATTAAATTGATAGCTACTTGCGCATATTCCATGGGCGCCAGAGGCCTATTTGAATAGAAATTCAAGCTGGCTTCGTGGTTGGACGATATGATAGGCAAGGGCCAAAAAGCCCCGTTGTTCAACCCTTGAAGCCTCCGGCTTCCCTGTCACAATGAAGCTATGTTCGTAATCATCGGTTGGCTTGTTTGCCTTGGCTGCGTTTTCGGCGTGTTCATTATTCACGGCGGAAACATCAGTGTGATTTTGCACGCACTCCCTTGGGAAATGCTCACCATCGGTGGCGCCACCGTGGGGGCGTTCCTGGCGAATAACCAGATGAAGGTCATCAAGAAGACCGTCGCCGGACTAGGTGCCTGCTTCAAAGGCAGCAAATACACCAAGGCCCGCTACATGGAACTCTTGGCGCTGCTGTTTGACATTCTCCAGAAGGCTCGCAAAGAAGGCCTGATGGCGATTGAAAAGGACGTGGAAGAGCCGGAGCAGTCGGAAATCTTCAAGAAATATCCCACTGTGGGCTCAGACCATCACGTCATTGAGTTCATTACCGACTATCTGCGCATGATGGTCTCGGGCAACTTGAATGCCCATGAGATCGAATCCATCATGGACAGCGAGATCGAAACCCACCACCACGAAGAACACGCTGCGGTTGCTGCAATCCAGCGGATTGCAGGCGGCTTGCCCGCGTTTGGTATCGTGGCGGCGGTGTTGGGTGTGGTGAACACCATGGGCTCGGTGGGTCAACCGCCAGCTGTGCTGGGCGGCATGATCGGCTCTGCGCTGGTGGGTACCTTCCTGGGAATTTTGCTGGCGTATGCGTTTGCCGAACCCTTGGCCGGCTTGCTGGAGCAAAAAGTCGAAGAGGGAAGCAAAGAATTCCAATGTATCAAGACCACTTTGCTGGCCAGCATGCAGGGCTACAACCCATCCACTGCCATTGAATTCGGCCGCAAGGTGCTGTATTCCACGGAGCGCCCCACCTTCGGTGAGTTGGAGGCGCATGTCAAAAAGAAATAACGGCAGGGGTGCCTGAGCATGGCCGGAGACGCCAAGAAACTCCAGCCGATCATCATCAAGCGGGTCAAGAAGGGCGGCCACGCTGCGCACGGTGGCGCCTGGAAGATTGCGTATGCCGACTTCGTGACCGCCATGATGGCCTTCTTTTTGCTCATGTGGCTGCTGGGTAGCACCACCGAAGGCGACAAAAAAGGCATTTCAGACTATTTTCAATCCCCTCTGAAGGTCGCATTGCAAGGTGGCGCAGGTGCAGGTGCCAGCAACAGTGTGATCACCGGTGGGGGTAATGACCTGACGCAATCGGCAGGCCAATCCAAACGGGGCGAGGGCACGGAAAAGTCCGCCAAAAAGAACGCGGGTGAGCAGCGGAAGATTGAGCGCGCCAAAAAGGATGCCCAAACCCTGGCAGCACTGGCTGCGAAGATCGCGAGCACCATCTCCAACAATCCCAAAATGGCCGAATTCAGCTCACAGATCAAGCTGGAGATCACACCGGACGGCCTCCAGATCCAGATTGTGGATGACCAACGCCGGCCGATGTTTGACATTGGCAGCTCCAGCGTCAAACCCTATATGCGTGACATCCTCAAAGAGATCGGGGTCACGCTTGCAGACGTAGACAACAAAATCAGCCTGGACGGCCACACCGACCAGACCCCCTATGGCAACGCAGCGCGCGGTTATAGCAATTGGGAACTCTCGGCGGACCGGGCCAATGCCAGCCGCCGTGAACTGATCGCGGCCGGAATGCCCGAAAATAAATTAGCACGGGTCGTGGGCATGGCGTCCAGTTTGTTGGCGGACCCTCAAAATCCCTTGAGCCCAGCAAATCGCCGCATTAGTATTCTGGTTATGACCAAAGAGGCCGAAGAAAGGCTGCTGGGTGGCGCAGTGGTTCCGCTGGAGGCGGAGACTGAGAATGAGCCACCAGCAACAGGAAATACAAAAGCCAGTCCGTGAAATCTCTAAAATTCAGTCATACTCGTTAAAATTGAAAACCGTACGGCCAAAGGTTACCTATGTCTAAAGAATTGCGCTTTCTCATCGTCGATGACTTCTCCACCATGCGACGGATCGTGCGAAACCTCCTGAAAGAAAGCGGCTATTCGGACGCGGATGAAGCGGAAGACGGTGTTGCGGCGCTGCAAAAGCTGCGCAACAGCACCTTCGATTTCGTGGTGAGCGACATCAACATGCCCAATATGAACGGGTTCCAGTTGCTGGCAGAAATCAAGAAAGACGAAAAGCTCAAACACATTCCCGTGTTGATGGTGACCGCTGAGGCCCGCAAGGAAGACATCGTGCTGGCTGCCCAGCAAGGCGCGTCCGGTTATATCGTCAAACCGTTCACCAAGGCCACGCTGGAAGATAAGGTCAATCACATCCTCACCAAGATGGGACTGAAGTAACCATGTCCGCCGACACCACGCCCGCCGCACCTGCGCTCAGTACCGTCGAGGTCCACCAGCAGCTGGGGGCATTGACGCGCCAACTGCACGACTCCCTGAATGGCCTGGGCTTGGCAGACAAAGTGAAGGATTGGGCGGGCGAACTCCCCGATGCAAAAAGCCGCCTTTCTTATATTGCGCGCTTGACCGGCCAGGCTGCCGAGAAGGTGTTGAACCAGGTCGACCAGGCCAAAGAGCAACACGACTTCATCGCCTCGGAAACCCGTCGCATTGGTGAACTGATTGTCAAAGACCCGGTCGCAGCGGTTGCCAAGGGACACGTGATGAACTTCATCACCGATGTGGACCAAGCCAGCAAGAAGGTGGATGCACACCTGACTGAAATCATGATGGCGCAAGACTTTCATGACTTGACCGGCCAAGTGATTGCCAAAGTGGTGAACTTGGCAGCCACCATTGAAGAGCAATTGGTTTTGCTCCTGATTCAAACCGCCCCACCGGAGGCTGCAGCCAAAGCCGCAGCAACTCCAGCGGAGTATGTTCCTGCACTGGCAGGACCTGTCGTGGATGGTCAGACCAATCAGGAAGTGGTGACAGACCAGTCCCAGGTGGACGATTTGCTGGCAAGTCTCGGCTTCTAAACAGCCTGAATGAAGGGGCGGAAAGCCCCTCTTTTCACCCTTTAGTTTCAGAGGGTGCTCGCGACAATGGTGAGAACGAAAGAGTCTCACCACCATGGAACAAGGCAGCCAAGATCGCAATTTACCGGCCTCCGAACGGAAGCTAAAGAAGGCACGCGACGATGGCCAAGTCAGTCGCTCGCAGGACCTGTCGCACCTCGCGGTTTTGGGTGCTGGTGCCGTCGCCGTTCTCTCCCTCTCCCCTATCCTGTTCGAGCAACTCAAGCTCAGCATGGTGCAGCAACTCAGCTTTGACGCGGAAACCGTGCGACGCACGGGAACCATGGTTCAACGCCTGGGTGATGCCAGCACCATCGGTACTGCCGGCTGCGTGGCCTTTGCTGCCATTGTGATGACGGCGGCCATCCTGGCTGCAGTCGCATCAGGTGGTTGGGTCAGCAGCCTCAAGCCTTTGATGCCGGACTTTTCCAGGCTGAACCCGCTCTCCGGCTTCGCAAATCTTTTTTCCAAAAAGAAACTGCTGGACACGGCAAAGATGGCGCTGATGACTGCCATTCTGTTTGTAATTGCAGGCCTCTTCCTGAAGTCCGGTATGCAGGAAATGGCAGCGATGTTGCTGCAACCGTCACCCGCTGCGATCAGCCACCTCACCCAGTGGATGACCGGCGGACTGGGACTGATGCTGCTCGTGATTCTTCTGGCGGCCATGGTCGACGTGCCGCTCCAACTGTTCCTGCACAAGGATCAGATGAAGATGTCTCATCAGGAAGTAAAAGAAGAAGGCAAAGAGTCCGACGGTAACCCTCAGCTCAAGGGGAAGATCCGCCAAAAGCAACGCGAGATGGCCCAAAAAAGCAGTGTGGGGGCAGTTCCCAAAGCGGACTTCGTGGTGATGAACCCCACCCACTTTGCGGTTGCCATCCGCTACGACGAAGCCAGCATGCGTGCGCCGCGCGTCGTCTCTAAAGGTGCCGATTTGCTGGCCATGAAGATCCGTGATGTCGCCAAGCAGCACTCGATTCCGGTCTTGCAGTCCCCCATGCTGGCACGCGCGTTGTATGCCAACGCAGAACTGGATCAGGACATTCCTTCCACGCTGTACACCGCAGTTGCCCAGGTGCTGGCTTATGTGTACCGCTTGCGCGCCGCCATGCGCGGCGAAGGTGTGATGCCCACGGAAGTTCCGCAACCCTTTGTTCCGCCTGAACTGGATCCCTTGTCCAAGACCTTGAAGGCAGCCACCGTATGAACGCCCAACTGAAATCATTCCAACAGTGGTACGCC
Encoded here:
- a CDS encoding protein phosphatase CheZ: MSADTTPAAPALSTVEVHQQLGALTRQLHDSLNGLGLADKVKDWAGELPDAKSRLSYIARLTGQAAEKVLNQVDQAKEQHDFIASETRRIGELIVKDPVAAVAKGHVMNFITDVDQASKKVDAHLTEIMMAQDFHDLTGQVIAKVVNLAATIEEQLVLLLIQTAPPEAAAKAAATPAEYVPALAGPVVDGQTNQEVVTDQSQVDDLLASLGF
- a CDS encoding flagellin N-terminal helical domain-containing protein, translated to MASTINTNIQSLTAQRNLSASQASLTTSMQRLSSGLRINSAKDDAAGLAISDRMTSQIRGLNQASRNANDGISLAQVAEGALGSTSSNLQRIRELAVQAANGTNSASDRLALQQEVLQLTTEIARVGNQTEFNGLKLLDGSYTTQQFQVGANANQTIGVSVTSARAIDMGNNLVNSQATSPSMATAAVGASLGGAVNGFLAQTLTLAGNGTVNTIPATGTLAAGSSAKTVATAINAFTALSGVTAIATTKATISNVTTGSVQFQLTGANSTPIVVSATVNNASDLSPLAQAINAQSGTTGITAVADKTGNLVLTQADGDDIKMLNLNTTGGMTGAIVVGEDALTPVSFQPATGGTPGATTDVAIAIGGKVALNSSNGFTISSTDTTGTLIAGGTAGSALSSVAAIDISTQAGANAALLVVDGALASVSANRAQLGAIQNRFLTTIENLQTNSENLSASRSRIQDADFAMETANLSRTQILQQAGTAMVAQANQLPQGVLQLLKG
- the fliS gene encoding flagellar export chaperone FliS, translating into MFTSVSSRSASAYKRVGIETSVDNADPHKLVVLLFDALNQALGGARLAIQNGDVPAKCKHINHAVRIFEEGLIAPLNLQEGGELAANLHALYTYCVQRLTVANIKSDAGIIEEVQRVMEPVSSGWKQINGNGPAYLQPV
- a CDS encoding flagellar protein FliT, with the translated sequence MPQMLIDFYKAIEDSSAKMLEAAKAEDWDGVMRFEGACAVLIEQLRQRARSEELDAASRAEKTRIMQRILHNDAQIRYLAEPWLAHFEQRFEGQRQFLH
- the flhD gene encoding flagellar transcriptional regulator FlhD, whose amino-acid sequence is MRNEQILAEIREANMTYLMLAQTLIRQDKAEALFRLGMSEEAADLIGALSPAQIMRIASGNMLLCRFRVDDDIVWNLLTNHSVNKVDNDATTKLHASILMAGRFAEAV
- the flhC gene encoding flagellar transcriptional regulator FlhC, which codes for MATQKSVLNDSKQVERAVSLIQLGARLQVLESETELSYERLLRLYKEVAGRSPSKGQLPFSTEWFLTWQPNIHASLFQNTYEYLTKVSAMEDIDAIMAAYRLYTEQISACGVEPLLSITRAWRLVKFIDNNMLSMTKCSKCGGHFVSEAYENSRHFECGLCSPPARAGKGASAGGILLH
- the motB gene encoding flagellar motor protein MotB: MAGDAKKLQPIIIKRVKKGGHAAHGGAWKIAYADFVTAMMAFFLLMWLLGSTTEGDKKGISDYFQSPLKVALQGGAGAGASNSVITGGGNDLTQSAGQSKRGEGTEKSAKKNAGEQRKIERAKKDAQTLAALAAKIASTISNNPKMAEFSSQIKLEITPDGLQIQIVDDQRRPMFDIGSSSVKPYMRDILKEIGVTLADVDNKISLDGHTDQTPYGNAARGYSNWELSADRANASRRELIAAGMPENKLARVVGMASSLLADPQNPLSPANRRISILVMTKEAEERLLGGAVVPLEAETENEPPATGNTKASP
- the motA gene encoding flagellar motor stator protein MotA, with amino-acid sequence MFVIIGWLVCLGCVFGVFIIHGGNISVILHALPWEMLTIGGATVGAFLANNQMKVIKKTVAGLGACFKGSKYTKARYMELLALLFDILQKARKEGLMAIEKDVEEPEQSEIFKKYPTVGSDHHVIEFITDYLRMMVSGNLNAHEIESIMDSEIETHHHEEHAAVAAIQRIAGGLPAFGIVAAVLGVVNTMGSVGQPPAVLGGMIGSALVGTFLGILLAYAFAEPLAGLLEQKVEEGSKEFQCIKTTLLASMQGYNPSTAIEFGRKVLYSTERPTFGELEAHVKKK
- the fliD gene encoding flagellar filament capping protein FliD; its protein translation is MAISSTGLGSGLDVTSIISQLSALEKQPLKALQTKATNLQTQLSTVGIIQSQVSTLSAAATKLGSVLNWKGATATSSNTAAVSATAATGAAATSYNVEVTKLAKAQSLALPTTVGSTALPTATEQLGYGTLSIKVGSKAAVDINIADGQGTLAQIAAKINAVSGLGVSASVISDGSGKVNLMLRATDTGSDGAFTVTATEGTGGTVSVPSNLSRLSYTTGNFAMAQNQAAQNAEATINGVAVTSSKNTLTDVIDGLSLTLSQVTTTPVEVTVAKDTASITKNVQDFISAYNALNATLNDATAYDASTKTAGPLQGDSVANGLQKALRSLMGSTSVTGSTFSRLADVGITSKLGGDLELDSKKLTSAFSDLPNLQLLFTNFGGEDSKNGFGLRIKNFANGLLAATGTVTNKTNAVKKAIDLNSTEQTKVNTRASNLETRLKAQYAALDTKMASLTALNSYVSQQVTTWNKSTS
- the cheY gene encoding chemotaxis response regulator CheY; its protein translation is MSKELRFLIVDDFSTMRRIVRNLLKESGYSDADEAEDGVAALQKLRNSTFDFVVSDINMPNMNGFQLLAEIKKDEKLKHIPVLMVTAEARKEDIVLAAQQGASGYIVKPFTKATLEDKVNHILTKMGLK
- a CDS encoding flagellin N-terminal helical domain-containing protein; this translates as MASTINTNINSLTAQRNLSMSQSSLSTSMQRLSSGLRINSAKDDAAGLAIADRFTAQIRGNTQAARNANDGISLAQTAEGALGSIGTNLQRIRELSVQSANATNSASDRAALQQEVGQLASEIERVATQTQFNGINLLDGSFTAQAFQVGANVGQTITVSSIDSARGSDLGKYNGVNLTSVSIGTADSTATAQNIVIGGTTYNLGSITNDAKVIANAITAQNIAGMTATANKTTVAGGTQAVTTTTAGTATLSVNGVTLTLNATTDAATNRANAVTAFNNASASTGVTAKDTGSGVELTAADGRNIAVSGFALGTAVATTIADFGLAAEAVTGGTLNIDYVAPSGVTGTVSATGDWTLAATNIASTGTAVNSLDISTVAGANAAIKSVDAALSNINSSRATLGAIQNRFSSTVENLQTSAENLSASRSRIQDADFASETANLSRAQILQQAGTAMVAQANQLPQGVLALLR